Proteins encoded by one window of Macaca fascicularis isolate 582-1 chromosome 10, T2T-MFA8v1.1:
- the PLCG1 gene encoding 1-phosphatidylinositol 4,5-bisphosphate phosphodiesterase gamma-1 isoform X1, with product MAGAASPCANGCGPGAPSDAEVLHLCRSLEVGTVMTLFYSKKSQRPERKTFQVKLETRQITWSRGADKIEGAIDIREIKEIRPGKTSRDFDRYQEDPAFRPDQSHCFVILYGMEFRLKTLSLQATSEDEVNMWIKGLTWLMEDTLQAPTPLQIERWLRKQFYSVDRNREDRISAKDLKNMLSQVNYRVPNMRFLRERLTDLEQRSGDITYGQFAQLYRSLMYSAQKTMDLPFLEASTLRAGERPELCRVSLPEFQQFLLDYQGELWAVDRLQVQEFMLSFLRDPLREIEEPYFFLDEFVTFLFSKENSVWNSQLDAVCPDTMNNPLSHYWISSSHNTYLTGDQFSSESSLEAYARCLRMGCRCIELDCWDGPDGMPVIYHGHTLTTKIKFSDVLQTIKEHAFVASEYPVILSIEDHCSIAQQRNMAQHFKKVLGDTLLTKPVEISADGLPSPNQLKRKILIKHKKLAEGSAYEEVPTSMMYSENDISNSIKNGILYLEDPVNHEWYPHYFVLTSSKIYYSEETSSDQGNEDEEEPKEVSSSTELHSNEKWFHGKLGAGRDGRHIAERLLTEYCIETGAPDGSFLVRESETFVGDYTLSFWRNGKVQHCRIHSRQDAGTPKFFLTDNLVFDSLYDLITHYQQVPLRCNEFEMRLSEPVPQTNAHESKEWYHASLTRAQAEHMLMRVPRDGAFLVRKRNEPNSYAISFRAEGKIKHCRVQQEGQTVMLGNSEFDSLVDLISYYEKHPLYRKMKLRYPINEEALEKIGTAEPDYGALYEGRNPGFYVEANPMPTFKCAVKALFDYKAQREDELTFTKSAIIQNVEKQEGGWWRGDYGGKKQLWFPSNYVEEMVNPVALEPEREHLDENSPLGDLLRGVLDVPACQIAIRPEGKNNRLFVFSISMASVAHWSLDVAADSQEELQDWVKKIREVAQTADARLTEGKIMERRKKIALELSELVVYCRPVPFDEEKIGTERACYRDMSSFPETKAEKYVNKAKGKKFLQYNRLQLSRIYPKGQRLDSSNYDPLPMWICGSQLVALNFQTPDKPMQMNQALFMTGRHCGYVLQPSTMRDEAFDPFDKSSLRGLEPCAISVEVLGARHLPKNGRGIVCPFVEIEVAGAEYDSTKQKTEFVVDNGLNPVWPAKPFHFQISNPEFAFLRFVVYEEDMFSDQNFLAQATFPVKGLKTGYRAVPLKNNYSEDLELASLLIKIDIFPAKQENGDLSPFSGTSLRERGSDASGQLFHGRAREGSFESRYQQPFEDFRVSQEHLADHFDSRERRAPRRTRVNGDNRL from the exons TTGATATTCGAGAAATCAAGGAGATTCGCCCAGGGAAGACCTCACGAGACTTTGATCGCTATCAAGAGGACCCCGCTTTCCGGCCGGACCAGTCACACTGCTTTGTCATTCTCTATGGAATGGAATTCCGTCTGAAGACGCTGAGCCTGCAAG CCACATCTGAGGATGAAGTGAACATGTGGATCAAGGGCTTAACTTGGCTGATGGAGGATACATTGCAGGCACCCACACCCCTGCAGATTGAGAG GTGGCTCCGGAAGCAGTTTTACTCAGTGGATCGGAATCGTGAGGATCG TATATCAGCCAAGGACCTAAAGAACATGCTGTCCCAGGTCAACTACCGGGTCCCCAACATGCGCTTCCTCCGAGAGCGGCTGACG GACCTGGAGCAGCGCAGCGGGGACATCACCTACGGGCAGTTTGCTCAGCTGTACCGCAGCCTCATGTACAGCGCCCAGAAGACG ATGGACCTCCCCTTCTTGGAAGCCAGTACTCTGAG ggctggggagcgGCCGGAGCTTTGCCGAGTGTCCCTTCCTGAGTTCCAGCAGTTCCTTCTTGACTACCAGGGG GAGCTGTGGGCTGTTGATCGCCTCCAGGTGCAGGAGTTCATGCTCAGCTTCCTCCGAGACCCCTTGCGAGAGATCGAGGAGCCATACTTCTTCCTGGATGAG TTTGTCACCTTCCTGTTCTCCAAAGAGAATAGTGTGTGGAACTCACAGCTGGATGCAGTATGCCCGGACACCATGAACAACCCCCTTTCCCACTATTGGATCTCCTCCTCACACAACAC GTACCTGACCGGGGACCAGTTCTCCAGTGAGTCCTCCTTGGAAGCCTATGCTCGCTGCCTGCGGATGGGCTGTCGCTGCATTGAGT TGGACTGCTGGGACGGCCCAGATGGGATGCCAGTTATTTACCATGGGCACACCCTTACCACCAAGATCAAGTTCTCAGATGTCCTGCAAACCATCAAGGAGCATGCCTTTGTGGCCTCAGA GTACCCAGTCATCCTGTCCATTGAGGACCACTGCAGCATTGCCCAGCAGAGGAACATGGCCCAGCACTTCAAGAAGGTGCTAGGGGACACACTCCTCACCAAGCCCGTGGAGATCTCCGCCGATGGGCTCCCCTCACCCAACCAGCTTAAGAGGAAGATCCTCATCAAG CACAAGAAGCTGGCTGAGGGCAGTGCCTACGAGGAGGTGCCTACATCCATGATGTACTCTGAGAACGACATCAGCAACTCCATCAAGAATGGCATCCTCTACCTGGAGGACCCTGTGAACCAT GAATGGTATCCCCACTACTTCGTTCTGACCAGCAGCAAGATCTACTACTCTGAGGAGACCAGCAGTGACCAGGGCAACGAGGATGAGGAGGAGCCCAAGGAG GTCAGCAGCAGCACAGAGCTGCACTCCAATGAGAAGTGGTTCCATGGGAAGCTAGGGGCAGGGCGTGACGGGCGGCACATCGCTGAGCGCCTGCTCACTGAGTACTGCATCGAGACCGGGGCCCCTGACGGCTCCTTCCTCGTGCGAGAGAGTGAGACCTTCGTGGGCGACTACACGCTCTCTTTCTG GCGGAACGGGAAAGTCCAGCACTGCCGTATCCACTCACGGCAAGATGCTGGGACCCCCAAGTTCTTCTTGACAGACAACCTCGTCTTTGACTCCCTCTATGACCTCATCACACACTACCAGCAGGTGCCCCTGCGCTGCAATGAGTTTGAGATGCGACTTTCAGAGCCTGTCCCACAGACCAATGCCCATGAGAGCAAAGA GTGGTACCACGCGAGCCTGACCAGAGCACAGGCTGAGCACATGCTGATGCGTGTCCCTCGTGATGGGGCCTTCCTGGTGCGGAAGCGGAATGAGCCCAACTCATATGCCATCTCTTTCCG GGCTGAAGGCAAGATCAAGCATTGCCGTGTCCAGCAAGAGGGCCAGACTGTGATGCTAGGGAACTCGGAGTTCGACAGCCTTGTTGACCTCATCAGCTACTATGAGAAGCACCCGCTATACCGCAAGATGAAGCTGCGCTACCCAATCAATGAGGAGGCGCTGGAGAAGATTGGCACAGCT GAGCCTGACTACGGGGCCCTGTATGAGGGACGCAACCCTGGCTTCTATGTAGAGGCAAACCCTATGCCAACTttcaag TGTGCAGTCAAAGCCCTCTTTGACTACAAGGCCCAGAGGGAGGATGAGCTGACCTTCACCAAGAGTGCCATCATCCAGAATGTGGAGAAGCAAGAGGGAGGCTG GTGGCGAGGGGACTACGGAGGGAAGAAGCAGCTGTGGTTCCCATCAAACTACGTGGAAGAGATGGTCAACCCCGTGGCCCTGGAGCCAGAGAGGGAG CACTTGGACGAGAACAGCCCCCTAGGGGACTTGCTGCGGGGGGTCTTGGATGTGCCGGCTTGTCAGATTG CCATCCGTCCTGAGGGCAAGAACAACCGGCTCTTCGTCTTCTCCATCAGCATGGCGTCGGTGGCCCACTGGTCCCTGGATGTTGCTGCCGACTCACAGGAGGAGCTGCAGGACTGGGTGAAAAAGATCCGTGAAGTGGCCCAGACCGCAGATGCCAGG CTCACTGAAGGGAAGATAATGGAACGGAGGAAGAAGATCGCCCTGGAGCTCTCTGAACTTGTTGTCTACTGCCGGCCTGTTCCCTTCGATGAAGAGA AGATTGGCACAGAACGTGCTTGCTACCGGGACATGTCATCCTTCCCGGAAACCAAGGCTGAGAAATACGTGAACAAGGCCAAAGGCAAGAAGTTCCTTCAGTACAATCGACTGCAGCTCTCCCGCATCTACCCCAAGGGCCAGCGACTGGATTCCTCCAACTACGATCCTTTGCCCATGTGGATCTGTGGCAGTCAGCTGGTGGCCCTCAACTTCCAGACCCCTG ACAAGCCTATGCAGATGAACCAGGCTCTCTTCATGACGGGCAGGCACTGTGGCTACGTGCTGCAGCCAAGCACCATGCGGGATGAGGCCTTCGACCCCTTTGACAAGAGCAGCCTCCGCGGGCTGGAGCCATGTGCCATCTCTGTTGAG GTGCTGGGTGCCCGACATTTGCCAAAGAATGGCCGAGGCATTGTGTGCCCTTTTGTGGAGAttgaggtggctggagctgagtATGACAGCACCAAGCAGAAGACAGAGTTTGTGG TGGACAATGGACTCAACCCTGTATGGCCGGCCAAGCCCTTCCACTTCCAGATCAGTAACCCTGAATTTGCCTTTCTGCGCTTTGTGGTGTATGAGGAAGACATGTTTAGTGACCAGAATTTCCTGGCTCAGGCTACTTTCCCGGTAAAAGGCCTGAAGACAG GATACAGAGCAGTGCCTTTGAAGAACAACTACAGTGAGGACCTGGAGTTGGCCTCCCTGCTGATCAAGATTGACATTTTCCCTGCCAAG caggagaatggtgaccTCAGTCCCTTCAGTGGTACGTCCCTGCGGGAGCGGGGCTCAGATGCCTCAGGCCAGCTGTTTCACGGCCGAGCCCGGGAAGGCTCCTTTGAATCCCGCTACCAGCAGCCATTTGAGGACTTCCGCGTCTCCCAGGAGCATCTTGCAGACCATTTTGACAGTCGAGAACGAAG GGCCCCAAGAAGGACTCGGGTCAATGGAGACAACCGCCTCTAG
- the PLCG1 gene encoding 1-phosphatidylinositol 4,5-bisphosphate phosphodiesterase gamma-1 isoform X2 — translation MAGAASPCANGCGPGAPSDAEVLHLCRSLEVGTVMTLFYSKKSQRPERKTFQVKLETRQITWSRGADKIEGAIDIREIKEIRPGKTSRDFDRYQEDPAFRPDQSHCFVILYGMEFRLKTLSLQATSEDEVNMWIKGLTWLMEDTLQAPTPLQIERWLRKQFYSVDRNREDRISAKDLKNMLSQVNYRVPNMRFLRERLTDLEQRSGDITYGQFAQLYRSLMYSAQKTMDLPFLEASTLRAGERPELCRVSLPEFQQFLLDYQGELWAVDRLQVQEFMLSFLRDPLREIEEPYFFLDEFVTFLFSKENSVWNSQLDAVCPDTMNNPLSHYWISSSHNTYLTGDQFSSESSLEAYARCLRMGCRCIELDCWDGPDGMPVIYHGHTLTTKIKFSDVLQTIKEHAFVASEYPVILSIEDHCSIAQQRNMAQHFKKVLGDTLLTKPVEISADGLPSPNQLKRKILIKHKKLAEGSAYEEVPTSMMYSENDISNSIKNGILYLEDPVNHEWYPHYFVLTSSKIYYSEETSSDQGNEDEEEPKEVSSSTELHSNEKWFHGKLGAGRDGRHIAERLLTEYCIETGAPDGSFLVRESETFVGDYTLSFWRNGKVQHCRIHSRQDAGTPKFFLTDNLVFDSLYDLITHYQQVPLRCNEFEMRLSEPVPQTNAHESKEWYHASLTRAQAEHMLMRVPRDGAFLVRKRNEPNSYAISFRAEGKIKHCRVQQEGQTVMLGNSEFDSLVDLISYYEKHPLYRKMKLRYPINEEALEKIGTAEPDYGALYEGRNPGFYVEANPMPTFKCAVKALFDYKAQREDELTFTKSAIIQNVEKQEGGWWRGDYGGKKQLWFPSNYVEEMVNPVALEPEREHLDENSPLGDLLRGVLDVPACQIAIRPEGKNNRLFVFSISMASVAHWSLDVAADSQEELQDWVKKIREVAQTADARLTEGKIMERRKKIALELSELVVYCRPVPFDEEKIGTERACYRDMSSFPETKAEKYVNKAKGKKFLQYNRLQLSRIYPKGQRLDSSNYDPLPMWICGSQLVALNFQTPDKPMQMNQALFMTGRHCGYVLQPSTMRDEAFDPFDKSSLRGLEPCAISVEVLGARHLPKNGRGIVCPFVEIEVAGAEYDSTKQKTEFVVDNGLNPVWPAKPFHFQISNPEFAFLRFVVYEEDMFSDQNFLAQATFPVKGLKTGYRAVPLKNNYSEDLELASLLIKIDIFPAKENGDLSPFSGTSLRERGSDASGQLFHGRAREGSFESRYQQPFEDFRVSQEHLADHFDSRERRAPRRTRVNGDNRL, via the exons TTGATATTCGAGAAATCAAGGAGATTCGCCCAGGGAAGACCTCACGAGACTTTGATCGCTATCAAGAGGACCCCGCTTTCCGGCCGGACCAGTCACACTGCTTTGTCATTCTCTATGGAATGGAATTCCGTCTGAAGACGCTGAGCCTGCAAG CCACATCTGAGGATGAAGTGAACATGTGGATCAAGGGCTTAACTTGGCTGATGGAGGATACATTGCAGGCACCCACACCCCTGCAGATTGAGAG GTGGCTCCGGAAGCAGTTTTACTCAGTGGATCGGAATCGTGAGGATCG TATATCAGCCAAGGACCTAAAGAACATGCTGTCCCAGGTCAACTACCGGGTCCCCAACATGCGCTTCCTCCGAGAGCGGCTGACG GACCTGGAGCAGCGCAGCGGGGACATCACCTACGGGCAGTTTGCTCAGCTGTACCGCAGCCTCATGTACAGCGCCCAGAAGACG ATGGACCTCCCCTTCTTGGAAGCCAGTACTCTGAG ggctggggagcgGCCGGAGCTTTGCCGAGTGTCCCTTCCTGAGTTCCAGCAGTTCCTTCTTGACTACCAGGGG GAGCTGTGGGCTGTTGATCGCCTCCAGGTGCAGGAGTTCATGCTCAGCTTCCTCCGAGACCCCTTGCGAGAGATCGAGGAGCCATACTTCTTCCTGGATGAG TTTGTCACCTTCCTGTTCTCCAAAGAGAATAGTGTGTGGAACTCACAGCTGGATGCAGTATGCCCGGACACCATGAACAACCCCCTTTCCCACTATTGGATCTCCTCCTCACACAACAC GTACCTGACCGGGGACCAGTTCTCCAGTGAGTCCTCCTTGGAAGCCTATGCTCGCTGCCTGCGGATGGGCTGTCGCTGCATTGAGT TGGACTGCTGGGACGGCCCAGATGGGATGCCAGTTATTTACCATGGGCACACCCTTACCACCAAGATCAAGTTCTCAGATGTCCTGCAAACCATCAAGGAGCATGCCTTTGTGGCCTCAGA GTACCCAGTCATCCTGTCCATTGAGGACCACTGCAGCATTGCCCAGCAGAGGAACATGGCCCAGCACTTCAAGAAGGTGCTAGGGGACACACTCCTCACCAAGCCCGTGGAGATCTCCGCCGATGGGCTCCCCTCACCCAACCAGCTTAAGAGGAAGATCCTCATCAAG CACAAGAAGCTGGCTGAGGGCAGTGCCTACGAGGAGGTGCCTACATCCATGATGTACTCTGAGAACGACATCAGCAACTCCATCAAGAATGGCATCCTCTACCTGGAGGACCCTGTGAACCAT GAATGGTATCCCCACTACTTCGTTCTGACCAGCAGCAAGATCTACTACTCTGAGGAGACCAGCAGTGACCAGGGCAACGAGGATGAGGAGGAGCCCAAGGAG GTCAGCAGCAGCACAGAGCTGCACTCCAATGAGAAGTGGTTCCATGGGAAGCTAGGGGCAGGGCGTGACGGGCGGCACATCGCTGAGCGCCTGCTCACTGAGTACTGCATCGAGACCGGGGCCCCTGACGGCTCCTTCCTCGTGCGAGAGAGTGAGACCTTCGTGGGCGACTACACGCTCTCTTTCTG GCGGAACGGGAAAGTCCAGCACTGCCGTATCCACTCACGGCAAGATGCTGGGACCCCCAAGTTCTTCTTGACAGACAACCTCGTCTTTGACTCCCTCTATGACCTCATCACACACTACCAGCAGGTGCCCCTGCGCTGCAATGAGTTTGAGATGCGACTTTCAGAGCCTGTCCCACAGACCAATGCCCATGAGAGCAAAGA GTGGTACCACGCGAGCCTGACCAGAGCACAGGCTGAGCACATGCTGATGCGTGTCCCTCGTGATGGGGCCTTCCTGGTGCGGAAGCGGAATGAGCCCAACTCATATGCCATCTCTTTCCG GGCTGAAGGCAAGATCAAGCATTGCCGTGTCCAGCAAGAGGGCCAGACTGTGATGCTAGGGAACTCGGAGTTCGACAGCCTTGTTGACCTCATCAGCTACTATGAGAAGCACCCGCTATACCGCAAGATGAAGCTGCGCTACCCAATCAATGAGGAGGCGCTGGAGAAGATTGGCACAGCT GAGCCTGACTACGGGGCCCTGTATGAGGGACGCAACCCTGGCTTCTATGTAGAGGCAAACCCTATGCCAACTttcaag TGTGCAGTCAAAGCCCTCTTTGACTACAAGGCCCAGAGGGAGGATGAGCTGACCTTCACCAAGAGTGCCATCATCCAGAATGTGGAGAAGCAAGAGGGAGGCTG GTGGCGAGGGGACTACGGAGGGAAGAAGCAGCTGTGGTTCCCATCAAACTACGTGGAAGAGATGGTCAACCCCGTGGCCCTGGAGCCAGAGAGGGAG CACTTGGACGAGAACAGCCCCCTAGGGGACTTGCTGCGGGGGGTCTTGGATGTGCCGGCTTGTCAGATTG CCATCCGTCCTGAGGGCAAGAACAACCGGCTCTTCGTCTTCTCCATCAGCATGGCGTCGGTGGCCCACTGGTCCCTGGATGTTGCTGCCGACTCACAGGAGGAGCTGCAGGACTGGGTGAAAAAGATCCGTGAAGTGGCCCAGACCGCAGATGCCAGG CTCACTGAAGGGAAGATAATGGAACGGAGGAAGAAGATCGCCCTGGAGCTCTCTGAACTTGTTGTCTACTGCCGGCCTGTTCCCTTCGATGAAGAGA AGATTGGCACAGAACGTGCTTGCTACCGGGACATGTCATCCTTCCCGGAAACCAAGGCTGAGAAATACGTGAACAAGGCCAAAGGCAAGAAGTTCCTTCAGTACAATCGACTGCAGCTCTCCCGCATCTACCCCAAGGGCCAGCGACTGGATTCCTCCAACTACGATCCTTTGCCCATGTGGATCTGTGGCAGTCAGCTGGTGGCCCTCAACTTCCAGACCCCTG ACAAGCCTATGCAGATGAACCAGGCTCTCTTCATGACGGGCAGGCACTGTGGCTACGTGCTGCAGCCAAGCACCATGCGGGATGAGGCCTTCGACCCCTTTGACAAGAGCAGCCTCCGCGGGCTGGAGCCATGTGCCATCTCTGTTGAG GTGCTGGGTGCCCGACATTTGCCAAAGAATGGCCGAGGCATTGTGTGCCCTTTTGTGGAGAttgaggtggctggagctgagtATGACAGCACCAAGCAGAAGACAGAGTTTGTGG TGGACAATGGACTCAACCCTGTATGGCCGGCCAAGCCCTTCCACTTCCAGATCAGTAACCCTGAATTTGCCTTTCTGCGCTTTGTGGTGTATGAGGAAGACATGTTTAGTGACCAGAATTTCCTGGCTCAGGCTACTTTCCCGGTAAAAGGCCTGAAGACAG GATACAGAGCAGTGCCTTTGAAGAACAACTACAGTGAGGACCTGGAGTTGGCCTCCCTGCTGATCAAGATTGACATTTTCCCTGCCAAG gagaatggtgaccTCAGTCCCTTCAGTGGTACGTCCCTGCGGGAGCGGGGCTCAGATGCCTCAGGCCAGCTGTTTCACGGCCGAGCCCGGGAAGGCTCCTTTGAATCCCGCTACCAGCAGCCATTTGAGGACTTCCGCGTCTCCCAGGAGCATCTTGCAGACCATTTTGACAGTCGAGAACGAAG GGCCCCAAGAAGGACTCGGGTCAATGGAGACAACCGCCTCTAG
- the PLCG1 gene encoding 1-phosphatidylinositol 4,5-bisphosphate phosphodiesterase gamma-1 isoform X3, which produces MEFRLKTLSLQATSEDEVNMWIKGLTWLMEDTLQAPTPLQIERWLRKQFYSVDRNREDRISAKDLKNMLSQVNYRVPNMRFLRERLTDLEQRSGDITYGQFAQLYRSLMYSAQKTMDLPFLEASTLRAGERPELCRVSLPEFQQFLLDYQGELWAVDRLQVQEFMLSFLRDPLREIEEPYFFLDEFVTFLFSKENSVWNSQLDAVCPDTMNNPLSHYWISSSHNTYLTGDQFSSESSLEAYARCLRMGCRCIELDCWDGPDGMPVIYHGHTLTTKIKFSDVLQTIKEHAFVASEYPVILSIEDHCSIAQQRNMAQHFKKVLGDTLLTKPVEISADGLPSPNQLKRKILIKHKKLAEGSAYEEVPTSMMYSENDISNSIKNGILYLEDPVNHEWYPHYFVLTSSKIYYSEETSSDQGNEDEEEPKEVSSSTELHSNEKWFHGKLGAGRDGRHIAERLLTEYCIETGAPDGSFLVRESETFVGDYTLSFWRNGKVQHCRIHSRQDAGTPKFFLTDNLVFDSLYDLITHYQQVPLRCNEFEMRLSEPVPQTNAHESKEWYHASLTRAQAEHMLMRVPRDGAFLVRKRNEPNSYAISFRAEGKIKHCRVQQEGQTVMLGNSEFDSLVDLISYYEKHPLYRKMKLRYPINEEALEKIGTAEPDYGALYEGRNPGFYVEANPMPTFKCAVKALFDYKAQREDELTFTKSAIIQNVEKQEGGWWRGDYGGKKQLWFPSNYVEEMVNPVALEPEREHLDENSPLGDLLRGVLDVPACQIAIRPEGKNNRLFVFSISMASVAHWSLDVAADSQEELQDWVKKIREVAQTADARLTEGKIMERRKKIALELSELVVYCRPVPFDEEKIGTERACYRDMSSFPETKAEKYVNKAKGKKFLQYNRLQLSRIYPKGQRLDSSNYDPLPMWICGSQLVALNFQTPDKPMQMNQALFMTGRHCGYVLQPSTMRDEAFDPFDKSSLRGLEPCAISVEVLGARHLPKNGRGIVCPFVEIEVAGAEYDSTKQKTEFVVDNGLNPVWPAKPFHFQISNPEFAFLRFVVYEEDMFSDQNFLAQATFPVKGLKTGYRAVPLKNNYSEDLELASLLIKIDIFPAKQENGDLSPFSGTSLRERGSDASGQLFHGRAREGSFESRYQQPFEDFRVSQEHLADHFDSRERRAPRRTRVNGDNRL; this is translated from the exons ATGGAATTCCGTCTGAAGACGCTGAGCCTGCAAG CCACATCTGAGGATGAAGTGAACATGTGGATCAAGGGCTTAACTTGGCTGATGGAGGATACATTGCAGGCACCCACACCCCTGCAGATTGAGAG GTGGCTCCGGAAGCAGTTTTACTCAGTGGATCGGAATCGTGAGGATCG TATATCAGCCAAGGACCTAAAGAACATGCTGTCCCAGGTCAACTACCGGGTCCCCAACATGCGCTTCCTCCGAGAGCGGCTGACG GACCTGGAGCAGCGCAGCGGGGACATCACCTACGGGCAGTTTGCTCAGCTGTACCGCAGCCTCATGTACAGCGCCCAGAAGACG ATGGACCTCCCCTTCTTGGAAGCCAGTACTCTGAG ggctggggagcgGCCGGAGCTTTGCCGAGTGTCCCTTCCTGAGTTCCAGCAGTTCCTTCTTGACTACCAGGGG GAGCTGTGGGCTGTTGATCGCCTCCAGGTGCAGGAGTTCATGCTCAGCTTCCTCCGAGACCCCTTGCGAGAGATCGAGGAGCCATACTTCTTCCTGGATGAG TTTGTCACCTTCCTGTTCTCCAAAGAGAATAGTGTGTGGAACTCACAGCTGGATGCAGTATGCCCGGACACCATGAACAACCCCCTTTCCCACTATTGGATCTCCTCCTCACACAACAC GTACCTGACCGGGGACCAGTTCTCCAGTGAGTCCTCCTTGGAAGCCTATGCTCGCTGCCTGCGGATGGGCTGTCGCTGCATTGAGT TGGACTGCTGGGACGGCCCAGATGGGATGCCAGTTATTTACCATGGGCACACCCTTACCACCAAGATCAAGTTCTCAGATGTCCTGCAAACCATCAAGGAGCATGCCTTTGTGGCCTCAGA GTACCCAGTCATCCTGTCCATTGAGGACCACTGCAGCATTGCCCAGCAGAGGAACATGGCCCAGCACTTCAAGAAGGTGCTAGGGGACACACTCCTCACCAAGCCCGTGGAGATCTCCGCCGATGGGCTCCCCTCACCCAACCAGCTTAAGAGGAAGATCCTCATCAAG CACAAGAAGCTGGCTGAGGGCAGTGCCTACGAGGAGGTGCCTACATCCATGATGTACTCTGAGAACGACATCAGCAACTCCATCAAGAATGGCATCCTCTACCTGGAGGACCCTGTGAACCAT GAATGGTATCCCCACTACTTCGTTCTGACCAGCAGCAAGATCTACTACTCTGAGGAGACCAGCAGTGACCAGGGCAACGAGGATGAGGAGGAGCCCAAGGAG GTCAGCAGCAGCACAGAGCTGCACTCCAATGAGAAGTGGTTCCATGGGAAGCTAGGGGCAGGGCGTGACGGGCGGCACATCGCTGAGCGCCTGCTCACTGAGTACTGCATCGAGACCGGGGCCCCTGACGGCTCCTTCCTCGTGCGAGAGAGTGAGACCTTCGTGGGCGACTACACGCTCTCTTTCTG GCGGAACGGGAAAGTCCAGCACTGCCGTATCCACTCACGGCAAGATGCTGGGACCCCCAAGTTCTTCTTGACAGACAACCTCGTCTTTGACTCCCTCTATGACCTCATCACACACTACCAGCAGGTGCCCCTGCGCTGCAATGAGTTTGAGATGCGACTTTCAGAGCCTGTCCCACAGACCAATGCCCATGAGAGCAAAGA GTGGTACCACGCGAGCCTGACCAGAGCACAGGCTGAGCACATGCTGATGCGTGTCCCTCGTGATGGGGCCTTCCTGGTGCGGAAGCGGAATGAGCCCAACTCATATGCCATCTCTTTCCG GGCTGAAGGCAAGATCAAGCATTGCCGTGTCCAGCAAGAGGGCCAGACTGTGATGCTAGGGAACTCGGAGTTCGACAGCCTTGTTGACCTCATCAGCTACTATGAGAAGCACCCGCTATACCGCAAGATGAAGCTGCGCTACCCAATCAATGAGGAGGCGCTGGAGAAGATTGGCACAGCT GAGCCTGACTACGGGGCCCTGTATGAGGGACGCAACCCTGGCTTCTATGTAGAGGCAAACCCTATGCCAACTttcaag TGTGCAGTCAAAGCCCTCTTTGACTACAAGGCCCAGAGGGAGGATGAGCTGACCTTCACCAAGAGTGCCATCATCCAGAATGTGGAGAAGCAAGAGGGAGGCTG GTGGCGAGGGGACTACGGAGGGAAGAAGCAGCTGTGGTTCCCATCAAACTACGTGGAAGAGATGGTCAACCCCGTGGCCCTGGAGCCAGAGAGGGAG CACTTGGACGAGAACAGCCCCCTAGGGGACTTGCTGCGGGGGGTCTTGGATGTGCCGGCTTGTCAGATTG CCATCCGTCCTGAGGGCAAGAACAACCGGCTCTTCGTCTTCTCCATCAGCATGGCGTCGGTGGCCCACTGGTCCCTGGATGTTGCTGCCGACTCACAGGAGGAGCTGCAGGACTGGGTGAAAAAGATCCGTGAAGTGGCCCAGACCGCAGATGCCAGG CTCACTGAAGGGAAGATAATGGAACGGAGGAAGAAGATCGCCCTGGAGCTCTCTGAACTTGTTGTCTACTGCCGGCCTGTTCCCTTCGATGAAGAGA AGATTGGCACAGAACGTGCTTGCTACCGGGACATGTCATCCTTCCCGGAAACCAAGGCTGAGAAATACGTGAACAAGGCCAAAGGCAAGAAGTTCCTTCAGTACAATCGACTGCAGCTCTCCCGCATCTACCCCAAGGGCCAGCGACTGGATTCCTCCAACTACGATCCTTTGCCCATGTGGATCTGTGGCAGTCAGCTGGTGGCCCTCAACTTCCAGACCCCTG ACAAGCCTATGCAGATGAACCAGGCTCTCTTCATGACGGGCAGGCACTGTGGCTACGTGCTGCAGCCAAGCACCATGCGGGATGAGGCCTTCGACCCCTTTGACAAGAGCAGCCTCCGCGGGCTGGAGCCATGTGCCATCTCTGTTGAG GTGCTGGGTGCCCGACATTTGCCAAAGAATGGCCGAGGCATTGTGTGCCCTTTTGTGGAGAttgaggtggctggagctgagtATGACAGCACCAAGCAGAAGACAGAGTTTGTGG TGGACAATGGACTCAACCCTGTATGGCCGGCCAAGCCCTTCCACTTCCAGATCAGTAACCCTGAATTTGCCTTTCTGCGCTTTGTGGTGTATGAGGAAGACATGTTTAGTGACCAGAATTTCCTGGCTCAGGCTACTTTCCCGGTAAAAGGCCTGAAGACAG GATACAGAGCAGTGCCTTTGAAGAACAACTACAGTGAGGACCTGGAGTTGGCCTCCCTGCTGATCAAGATTGACATTTTCCCTGCCAAG caggagaatggtgaccTCAGTCCCTTCAGTGGTACGTCCCTGCGGGAGCGGGGCTCAGATGCCTCAGGCCAGCTGTTTCACGGCCGAGCCCGGGAAGGCTCCTTTGAATCCCGCTACCAGCAGCCATTTGAGGACTTCCGCGTCTCCCAGGAGCATCTTGCAGACCATTTTGACAGTCGAGAACGAAG GGCCCCAAGAAGGACTCGGGTCAATGGAGACAACCGCCTCTAG